A portion of the Candidatus Stygibacter australis genome contains these proteins:
- a CDS encoding phage antirepressor KilAC domain-containing protein, whose product MDIKTYTNGMYNIDTIVVDGDIYFRGDQTGYALGYKNPGKAIRDHCIQDGVRKVNIIIAGDNQLVTYISERNLLRLISSTRLESSIDFEEWIYEEVLPSIRNTCVYATDKMIDKIIDDPELGIRLFTALKEERNNKKPGKELEISAPKIEFYDAITGSKDSVYMYEVAQVLKVKGMGEMKLFKYLRYKSILMHNNEPYQRYMDRGYFECVVSHYTAHGEIKLRLTTKVTPKGQTFIRKILRKDGYDTRN is encoded by the coding sequence ATGGATATTAAAACATACACTAATGGCATGTATAACATTGATACAATTGTAGTTGATGGTGATATTTATTTTAGAGGAGATCAGACCGGTTATGCTCTTGGATATAAGAACCCCGGAAAAGCTATCCGGGATCATTGCATTCAAGATGGAGTAAGAAAGGTAAATATCATTATAGCGGGAGATAACCAACTTGTCACGTATATAAGTGAGCGTAATTTATTACGGCTTATATCAAGTACAAGATTGGAGAGTTCTATAGATTTTGAGGAATGGATATATGAGGAGGTACTGCCATCTATTAGAAATACTTGTGTGTATGCCACTGATAAAATGATAGATAAAATCATAGACGATCCAGAATTAGGCATAAGGCTCTTTACTGCCCTTAAGGAAGAGCGTAACAATAAAAAGCCCGGGAAAGAGCTTGAAATATCAGCACCTAAGATAGAGTTCTATGACGCAATTACCGGAAGTAAAGACTCTGTATATATGTATGAGGTTGCTCAGGTACTTAAGGTAAAGGGTATGGGGGAAATGAAACTTTTTAAGTATCTTCGATATAAAAGTATCCTTATGCACAATAATGAGCCGTACCAGAGGTACATGGATCGGGGATATTTTGAATGTGTTGTATCACATTATACCGCCCATGGTGAGATTAAACTAAGATTAACAACTAAAGTCACTCCAAAAGGTCAGACATTTATTAGAAAAATCTTAAGGAAGGATGGTTATGATACACGTAATTAG
- a CDS encoding helix-turn-helix domain-containing protein has translation MRRLLNSQEAAELLGLSVSKLYKLTMTRQIPHKKVFGRLRFDEQVLEEWLEGNIIEVTTSDELNSKAEGLLEGNHG, from the coding sequence ATGAGAAGATTATTGAATTCACAGGAAGCAGCAGAATTGCTGGGACTTTCCGTTAGCAAGCTATATAAGCTAACGATGACAAGGCAAATACCCCATAAGAAGGTATTCGGTAGGTTAAGATTTGATGAACAGGTATTAGAAGAGTGGCTTGAAGGAAATATTATCGAAGTCACTACAAGTGATGAACTTAATAGTAAAGCAGAAGGACTACTGGAGGGTAATCATGGCTAA
- a CDS encoding sigma 54-interacting transcriptional regulator — MGKNLIILSKINHEQQDFISKPQLNGWSYQTDNYFKRLPDYWKFRSRYCLINNTPEITSKYDNIIVLQYTTNQSIPGNYNKYLRKAYDKIRNLDEDTFNKRYDLTNTEFPFKFLDQPEAEQYIEELSIDFNKFKYSFLSNIPDDELEISAMFNDIFNKYATLEKSGMVNDTHFIVNKDYTKVSIRYSLEAAKFGTTFNYINEYSGKNKLIEDDTHANFAHLLSCKSVNSISSISLPDLREKADKLGIFPPKDVTYELRYFIAAISIYYGKGILVTGETGVGKNYFINMVLDSLKVVQDKIITINVSNDSNLFETNFFGHKKGTFTDAMYERAGYLESFRNGFIILDEVGDIPIASQPKFLQFLQDGKYIKLGTDVQSKSNAKFIFATNRDLNEMVKKGSFRKDLYYRINQEEITLEPFSELALKTRNAIIDNLVDTINKELADKSNNNNLAALSPTLWDDIELSPEAKEIISTLYWPGNIRQLKQSLENIFIKSSAKILTGNELNKYIILKNEELIIDCPEDKLQQAKLEYRKKMKEIIEDALEKYDTKKEAAEMLGFNSTQTMLNRINTLNKTLK, encoded by the coding sequence ATGGGTAAAAATTTAATTATTCTCTCAAAGATTAATCATGAACAACAAGATTTTATATCTAAACCTCAGCTTAATGGTTGGAGCTATCAAACAGATAATTACTTCAAGCGACTTCCGGACTATTGGAAATTCAGGTCACGATATTGCCTTATAAATAATACTCCTGAAATAACTTCAAAATATGATAACATAATTGTTCTTCAGTACACTACCAATCAATCCATTCCTGGCAATTACAATAAATATCTTAGGAAAGCATATGATAAAATAAGAAATCTAGATGAAGACACATTTAATAAACGGTATGATCTGACAAATACTGAATTCCCTTTTAAATTTTTAGATCAACCTGAAGCAGAGCAATATATAGAGGAACTAAGTATTGATTTTAATAAATTTAAGTATTCTTTTCTTAGTAATATTCCTGATGATGAACTAGAAATTAGCGCAATGTTCAATGATATTTTTAATAAGTATGCCACTTTGGAGAAATCTGGAATGGTGAATGACACACATTTTATTGTGAATAAAGACTATACTAAAGTGTCCATAAGGTATAGCCTGGAGGCAGCAAAATTCGGTACAACTTTCAATTATATAAATGAATATTCCGGCAAAAACAAACTTATCGAAGATGATACTCATGCTAATTTTGCTCATTTACTTAGTTGTAAATCCGTTAACAGTATATCCAGCATTTCTTTACCTGATCTTAGGGAAAAAGCTGATAAGCTTGGCATATTTCCACCCAAAGATGTAACTTACGAGCTTAGGTATTTTATAGCAGCCATTTCTATTTATTATGGTAAAGGAATCCTTGTTACAGGGGAGACTGGAGTAGGAAAAAACTACTTCATTAATATGGTTCTGGATAGCTTGAAAGTAGTTCAAGATAAGATAATAACCATCAATGTGAGTAATGATAGTAACTTATTCGAGACAAATTTCTTTGGCCATAAAAAGGGGACATTCACAGATGCAATGTATGAAAGGGCTGGATATTTAGAAAGCTTCAGAAATGGTTTTATAATCTTAGATGAAGTAGGGGATATCCCTATTGCATCTCAACCAAAATTTCTTCAATTTCTTCAAGATGGAAAATATATAAAACTGGGTACTGATGTGCAAAGTAAATCAAATGCAAAATTTATTTTTGCTACAAACCGTGATCTTAACGAAATGGTTAAAAAGGGTTCTTTCAGGAAAGACTTGTATTATAGAATAAATCAAGAAGAAATTACACTGGAACCTTTTAGTGAATTGGCTTTGAAAACTAGAAACGCAATTATCGATAATTTAGTTGATACTATTAATAAGGAATTGGCTGATAAATCAAATAATAATAATCTAGCCGCACTTTCCCCTACACTATGGGATGATATAGAACTCTCTCCTGAAGCAAAAGAGATTATTTCGACTCTATATTGGCCAGGTAATATTCGTCAATTGAAGCAATCTTTAGAAAATATATTCATCAAGAGCTCTGCAAAAATATTAACTGGGAATGAATTAAATAAATATATTATCCTTAAGAATGAAGAATTGATTATCGATTGTCCTGAGGACAAATTACAACAAGCAAAACTTGAGTATAGGAAGAAAATGAAGGAAATCATTGAAGACGCATTGGAGAAGTATGATACAAAAAAAGAAGCTGCCGAAATGTTAGGATTTAATTCAACTCAAACAATGCTTAACAGGATCAATACACTAAATAAAACTCTTAAGTAA
- a CDS encoding DUF4386 domain-containing protein, whose amino-acid sequence MRNISENQMQLLGSITGEMFTAIGIVMLGVLMYAILKSINRDIALIGMGLYIVEAAILAISRIPVYALLQLSKESVTSGYPASLQTLANLCYEAQEFGYTMHMLFFSLGATLFYYLFHRSGYLPKFLSIWGLIAAPLAFFGTLIMLFGYDVPIAVFMPNFPFELTIGVWLLVKGINIEIVPKYL is encoded by the coding sequence ATGCGTAATATTTCTGAAAATCAAATGCAGTTACTGGGTAGCATAACGGGGGAGATGTTCACAGCCATCGGAATCGTCATGCTGGGCGTTTTGATGTATGCTATTTTGAAAAGCATTAACAGAGATATTGCTCTGATCGGTATGGGACTTTACATTGTGGAAGCGGCAATTCTGGCAATCAGCAGGATTCCGGTTTATGCTTTATTACAACTCAGTAAAGAATCGGTCACCTCTGGATATCCTGCAAGTTTGCAGACTCTGGCAAATCTATGTTATGAAGCCCAGGAATTTGGTTATACTATGCACATGCTGTTCTTTAGTTTAGGAGCCACACTTTTTTATTATCTTTTCCACAGATCAGGATATCTGCCAAAATTTCTGTCAATCTGGGGGCTTATTGCAGCACCTCTGGCATTCTTTGGAACTTTGATCATGCTATTTGGTTATGACGTACCCATAGCTGTTTTCATGCCAAACTTCCCCTTTGAATTAACAATCGGAGTATGGTTATTGGTTAAGGGGATAAATATAGAGATTGTTCCGAAATATCTATAA
- a CDS encoding SDR family oxidoreductase codes for MKILVLGANGVTGFNVVTQLLRQGIDVKALTRNTEKFDSIKNSEHIEVLKASILEIDNQKLKQYLYEVDAVISCLGHNISFKGIFGKPYTLVVDALIKIVNNINEISKNKTIKIVLMNTTACINKLQNEKFKQNENFVMKIMRFLLPPQRDNELALGYLIDTVGISNKHIEWIAVRPDTLVNEIEVSEYAVYPSPLRSPIFDAGKTSRINVADFMVSLLKDKELWEKWKYKTPVIYNLVSKK; via the coding sequence ATGAAAATCTTAGTATTAGGTGCCAATGGAGTTACAGGTTTTAATGTTGTTACTCAGTTATTAAGACAAGGTATTGATGTTAAAGCATTAACAAGAAATACAGAAAAATTTGATTCTATAAAAAATAGCGAGCATATAGAGGTCCTAAAAGCCAGTATATTAGAAATAGATAATCAAAAGTTGAAACAATATTTATATGAAGTAGATGCTGTAATATCTTGTCTGGGACATAATATTTCATTTAAGGGAATATTTGGAAAACCATATACCCTCGTAGTTGATGCTTTAATAAAAATTGTTAACAATATTAATGAAATTAGCAAAAACAAAACCATAAAAATAGTATTGATGAATACTACAGCTTGTATCAATAAATTACAGAATGAGAAGTTTAAACAAAATGAGAATTTTGTAATGAAGATTATGAGATTCTTATTACCACCACAACGAGACAATGAATTAGCATTAGGATATTTAATCGACACAGTAGGTATAAGTAATAAACATATTGAATGGATTGCGGTAAGACCTGATACATTAGTAAATGAAATTGAAGTATCAGAATATGCAGTTTATCCTTCACCACTAAGAAGTCCAATATTTGATGCCGGCAAAACAAGCAGAATTAATGTTGCGGATTTTATGGTAAGTCTACTAAAAGACAAGGAACTTTGGGAAAAATGGAAATATAAAACTCCAGTTATTTACAATCTGGTATCAAAAAAATGA
- a CDS encoding TIGR04283 family arsenosugar biosynthesis glycosyltransferase produces MLPKVSIIIPVYNEPGINAVISNVMVQNYPDYEILVIDGEESGRTLGLIDNKSIKKYISPPGRANQMNFGAEKASGDILLFLHADTILPAGALDKVSGIITAGYKAGSFNLQIDSNNFLLREIISRTSSLRSRITRLPYGDQALFFRSEFFRIIGGFPALPLMEDIAIMQIIRRLHKKIFILRDRVKTSDRRWQDEGMFYVMLRNPILATLFILGVPPEKLRKYYQ; encoded by the coding sequence ATGCTCCCAAAGGTCTCTATCATTATCCCCGTGTATAATGAACCCGGAATCAATGCTGTGATCAGCAATGTGATGGTACAAAATTATCCTGACTATGAAATACTTGTAATTGATGGTGAAGAATCGGGAAGAACCCTTGGGTTAATCGATAACAAGTCTATCAAGAAATATATTTCCCCACCCGGAAGAGCCAATCAGATGAATTTTGGAGCAGAAAAGGCATCTGGTGATATTCTTCTATTTTTGCATGCAGATACTATTTTGCCTGCTGGAGCTTTAGATAAAGTCTCAGGAATAATAACTGCCGGATACAAAGCAGGCAGTTTTAATCTTCAGATAGACAGCAACAATTTTCTCCTGCGAGAGATCATTTCCAGAACCAGTTCCCTAAGAAGCAGGATCACTCGCCTGCCTTATGGAGATCAGGCATTATTTTTCAGGAGCGAATTCTTTAGAATAATTGGTGGTTTCCCTGCCTTGCCATTGATGGAAGATATTGCCATAATGCAGATCATCAGGAGATTACATAAGAAGATATTTATCCTGCGGGATAGAGTGAAGACTTCAGACAGGCGCTGGCAGGATGAAGGCATGTTTTATGTAATGCTGCGTAATCCTATACTTGCGACACTTTTTATACTTGGAGTTCCTCCTGAGAAATTGAGAAAGTATTACCAATAG
- a CDS encoding arsenosugar biosynthesis-associated peroxidase-like protein, with amino-acid sequence MGAYYKSEDLKKFGSITRVNKELGEKFFEYYGKAMAAGALSEREKALIALAVAHVLHCPYCIDAYTQACLEKGADEEQMNEAVHVGAAMSAGVALVHSTQMMNKIDETLI; translated from the coding sequence ATGGGAGCATATTACAAATCAGAAGATCTTAAGAAGTTTGGCAGCATTACAAGGGTCAATAAAGAACTGGGAGAAAAGTTTTTTGAATATTATGGAAAGGCAATGGCTGCTGGTGCGTTAAGTGAACGGGAAAAAGCTCTAATTGCACTTGCAGTGGCTCACGTTTTGCATTGTCCATATTGCATAGATGCCTATACACAGGCCTGTCTGGAAAAAGGTGCAGATGAAGAACAGATGAATGAAGCCGTACACGTGGGAGCCGCAATGTCGGCGGGTGTTGCCCTGGTTCACAGTACCCAGATGATGAATAAGATTGATGAAACTCTGATATAG
- the arsS gene encoding arsenosugar biosynthesis radical SAM protein ArsS (Some members of this family are selenoproteins.), with product MNIESQLKYLEESSNGFEQTLSKHEKSVLPLKAISLKTFQVNIGRKCNQACRHCHVNSSPESTLEMTLDTVEMCLDVIRNVPEIETLDLTGGAPEMNAHFCYFVTEAIKAGKHVIDRCNLTILEEPGYEYLYEFLAANQVEIVASLPHFRPSGTDRQRGSGIYDKSIIALQKLNKLGYGKTLPLNLVYNPTGIFISSSQEQLEMEYKKHLFDTHGIVFNKLYCINNVPINRFLESLIKIDKFDEYMEILVDSFNFCTIDNLMCRYQISVGYDGNLYDCDFNQMLELQSQPIGHISKFDAARIKNRKIRLANHCFACTAGSGSS from the coding sequence ATGAATATAGAATCTCAATTAAAATATTTAGAAGAATCTTCAAACGGGTTTGAACAGACACTATCTAAGCATGAAAAATCAGTATTGCCTTTAAAAGCAATCAGCCTTAAAACATTTCAAGTAAATATAGGGCGGAAATGCAATCAGGCCTGTCGTCACTGTCATGTAAATTCATCTCCGGAATCCACTCTTGAAATGACTTTGGATACGGTTGAGATGTGCCTTGATGTGATCAGGAATGTGCCAGAAATTGAAACCCTTGATCTTACGGGTGGAGCACCGGAAATGAATGCCCATTTCTGTTATTTTGTAACGGAAGCCATAAAAGCAGGAAAACATGTAATTGACCGCTGTAACCTTACAATACTGGAAGAACCCGGTTATGAATATCTCTATGAATTTCTGGCAGCCAATCAAGTGGAAATTGTAGCATCATTACCCCACTTTCGGCCATCTGGTACAGATCGTCAGCGCGGAAGTGGTATTTATGACAAATCTATCATTGCGCTTCAGAAACTTAACAAATTGGGTTATGGTAAAACTTTGCCATTAAACCTGGTATATAACCCCACTGGAATTTTTATCAGTTCTTCACAGGAGCAACTTGAAATGGAGTATAAAAAGCATCTTTTTGATACTCATGGGATTGTCTTTAATAAGCTATATTGCATTAACAATGTTCCGATAAATCGTTTCCTTGAGAGCTTGATCAAGATTGATAAATTTGATGAATACATGGAAATTCTGGTAGATTCTTTCAATTTTTGTACCATTGATAATCTGATGTGCCGATATCAGATATCTGTAGGGTATGACGGTAATTTGTATGATTGCGATTTCAACCAGATGCTGGAACTGCAATCTCAACCTATAGGTCATATCAGTAAGTTTGATGCCGCAAGAATTAAGAATCGTAAAATCCGACTTGCAAATCACTGTTTTGCCTGCACAGCAGGATCAGGATCCAGCTGA
- a CDS encoding TIGR04282 family arsenosugar biosynthesis glycosyltransferase, which produces MMFKNRIIFFVKAPQHSKVKTRLAAAIGQEKALNIYILLLKHSWKVLKNTAIEILVAYTPPGNLPLMQKLLGADCSYLPQKGDDIGSRMANAFQQVFENVTERSLLIGSDLPCLDEETITKAFDALANHEVVLGPSSDGGYYLIGFQKKSFTKNVFDEIAWSSSRVYNQTVSRIKELNLSLFVLPIMHDIDTLGDLKTYIGSEGNSPLKDSILSVMEGENL; this is translated from the coding sequence ATGATGTTCAAGAATAGGATTATCTTCTTTGTCAAAGCTCCTCAGCACAGCAAAGTAAAAACACGACTGGCTGCAGCTATAGGTCAGGAAAAGGCATTAAATATCTATATACTTTTACTTAAACATTCCTGGAAAGTCCTCAAAAATACCGCCATTGAAATTCTGGTTGCTTATACTCCCCCTGGTAATTTGCCTTTAATGCAGAAATTATTAGGAGCTGATTGTAGTTATTTGCCCCAAAAGGGAGATGACATAGGCTCTCGCATGGCAAATGCATTTCAGCAGGTTTTTGAGAATGTTACAGAGAGATCTTTGCTTATTGGCAGCGATCTTCCTTGTCTTGATGAAGAAACTATAACAAAAGCTTTTGATGCACTTGCAAACCATGAAGTGGTACTGGGACCTTCAAGTGATGGAGGATATTATCTTATCGGGTTTCAAAAAAAGAGTTTTACCAAAAATGTTTTCGATGAAATAGCCTGGAGCTCAAGCCGGGTTTATAATCAAACGGTTTCCCGGATAAAGGAATTGAATTTATCATTATTCGTATTACCGATAATGCATGATATTGATACTTTGGGCGATCTGAAAACCTATATAGGTAGTGAGGGAAATAGCCCCTTGAAAGATTCCATATTAAGCGTTATGGAAGGAGAAAATCTATGA
- a CDS encoding DUF547 domain-containing protein, producing MKNILLLLLLVFTLFLNAQQDIYDKWDAILKDDVIAIQRQGIQFNAIDYERVQNDPNFQEVVSLLGTFDPALLPDKNSRLAFWVNAYNIAAVKMIIDHDISGSIKDIGNLFKPVWDYEAILIGEKYYTLNEIEHEILRPMKQPLMHFAIVCASLSCPDLMIGAYYPETIISQMEQNTRKFLRNETKGMTIDSKNTVYLSKIFKWFEPDFSEGISEFISTYSKQDISRYKIKYLKYDWRVNSLKPGS from the coding sequence ATGAAAAATATATTATTATTGTTACTGCTCGTGTTTACACTTTTCTTAAATGCCCAGCAGGATATCTATGATAAATGGGATGCAATCTTAAAAGATGACGTAATCGCCATCCAGAGGCAGGGTATACAATTTAATGCAATTGATTATGAGCGTGTGCAGAATGATCCTAATTTTCAGGAAGTAGTCTCTTTGCTGGGAACATTTGATCCTGCATTATTACCAGATAAAAATTCACGTTTGGCTTTTTGGGTAAATGCCTATAACATCGCCGCAGTGAAGATGATCATTGATCATGATATTTCCGGCAGCATTAAGGATATTGGAAATCTTTTTAAACCCGTCTGGGATTACGAAGCGATACTGATCGGAGAAAAATATTATACTCTTAATGAGATCGAGCATGAAATCCTCCGTCCCATGAAACAGCCACTGATGCATTTTGCCATTGTCTGCGCATCACTTTCCTGCCCTGATCTAATGATCGGTGCTTATTATCCGGAAACAATTATCTCTCAAATGGAGCAGAATACTCGTAAGTTTCTCAGAAATGAGACTAAAGGCATGACAATTGATAGCAAAAATACCGTTTATCTTTCCAAGATATTCAAGTGGTTTGAACCTGATTTCAGTGAAGGTATTTCTGAATTTATTAGTACTTATTCAAAACAGGATATCAGTAGATATAAGATCAAGTATTTGAAATATGACTGGCGGGTTAATTCCCTAAAACCAGGGAGCTAA